Proteins from a single region of Halogeometricum borinquense DSM 11551:
- a CDS encoding ABC transporter ATP-binding protein — protein sequence MNPIETHSLTKRYGETTALDSLEMSIENGEVFGFLGPNGSGKSTTIDILLGFIYPTSGSASVFGIDPTENATAIRQRTGVVPDGYEVMPDWTGRDHVEFELDSRNVDDDPDALLDRFGLLEDADRVATGYSRGMRQRLLLSMAAAGEPDLLLLDEPTTGLDPNGIRLMREFIRDERARGATIFFSSHRLAQVESVCDRVGILNEGSLLAIDSIDSLRNAVGDNTILQVSVDHVPDDIDSLTTLDGIENLEVSGTTLRVQCAHGRHLDALNHLDRLGATPQRFETETASLEDIFSAYTESETESSESVVESPVETPL from the coding sequence ATGAATCCTATCGAAACTCATTCGTTAACGAAACGTTACGGTGAGACCACCGCGCTCGATTCGCTCGAGATGTCCATCGAGAACGGAGAAGTCTTCGGCTTTCTGGGACCCAACGGTTCTGGAAAATCTACCACAATCGACATCCTACTCGGGTTTATTTATCCGACATCGGGGTCGGCGTCAGTGTTTGGGATTGATCCAACAGAGAATGCGACGGCAATTCGTCAACGTACCGGCGTTGTGCCAGACGGATACGAAGTAATGCCTGACTGGACCGGCCGAGACCACGTCGAGTTCGAGCTTGACTCTCGGAACGTTGACGACGACCCCGATGCGTTACTCGATCGGTTTGGCCTACTTGAAGACGCCGACCGCGTCGCGACTGGCTATTCTCGAGGGATGCGCCAGCGACTCTTACTTTCAATGGCAGCCGCCGGCGAGCCCGATCTACTGTTGCTCGATGAGCCAACGACCGGGCTCGACCCGAACGGCATTCGGTTGATGCGAGAATTCATCAGGGACGAACGCGCCCGGGGCGCAACAATCTTCTTTTCCAGCCATCGCCTTGCTCAAGTGGAATCGGTCTGCGATCGCGTCGGTATTCTCAATGAGGGCTCGCTTTTGGCGATTGATTCGATTGACTCGCTTCGTAATGCAGTCGGAGACAACACCATACTACAGGTTTCGGTCGATCACGTCCCCGACGATATCGACTCGTTGACGACACTCGACGGGATCGAAAACCTCGAGGTCAGCGGCACGACGCTTCGTGTTCAGTGCGCGCATGGACGTCATCTTGATGCGCTTAACCATCTTGACCGCTTGGGAGCTACCCCACAACGATTCGAGACCGAGACTGCCTCACTAGAGGATATCTTTTCGGCGTATACCGAGTCAGAGACCGAGTCATCTGAATCCGTGGTTGAATCTCCAGT
- a CDS encoding ABC transporter permease yields MLEGMYLNRENSKYRFRGIAKRFPLATRHFKTKLKNRYYWLYGFIIFVAGMGAATDLLFNPASGYQGGSAYVIATFAWAIRLFGILGASVAGYSLVTGDQASGRIRLILKLPHTRWKYVFEKFLGEGLALITVTSLATITGFAISTILYGPPPVLPAVEVLIVQEGFLLVWLSIATATSMAVKTSRRAIAVPVALYLSAWAWKRVMNSILRGIGEQSIAVRLFAYRLEPSRAYNVTVNWIFNLPNSDLMAPLLMEHVDPNGSTIIGPRIVSELVGDVPWFLSEWVSALVLVLWGTVPMLLAYRRFATTDIA; encoded by the coding sequence ATGCTAGAAGGAATGTATCTGAATCGAGAGAACAGTAAGTATCGGTTCCGGGGTATCGCTAAGCGATTTCCGCTGGCGACTCGGCACTTCAAGACGAAACTGAAGAACCGTTACTACTGGCTGTATGGGTTCATCATATTTGTAGCCGGAATGGGTGCGGCAACCGACCTCTTATTCAATCCGGCAAGTGGTTATCAAGGTGGAAGCGCGTATGTGATTGCTACTTTTGCCTGGGCAATCAGGCTTTTCGGTATTCTCGGAGCTAGTGTTGCAGGGTACTCATTGGTAACGGGTGATCAAGCAAGTGGACGGATCCGATTAATACTGAAACTTCCACATACGCGGTGGAAGTACGTTTTCGAGAAGTTCCTCGGTGAGGGCCTCGCGCTTATTACGGTGACCTCGCTTGCAACGATCACAGGATTCGCCATCTCGACAATTCTCTATGGTCCACCGCCTGTCCTTCCTGCTGTTGAGGTCTTAATTGTTCAAGAAGGATTTCTGCTTGTCTGGCTCTCGATTGCGACGGCGACCTCAATGGCTGTTAAGACCAGTCGTCGAGCTATTGCTGTTCCGGTGGCGCTCTACCTTTCTGCATGGGCTTGGAAGCGCGTTATGAATTCGATCTTGCGTGGGATCGGGGAACAATCAATTGCCGTTCGCCTCTTCGCGTACCGACTGGAACCGTCTCGTGCTTATAATGTTACCGTAAACTGGATTTTCAATCTTCCAAACTCGGACTTGATGGCGCCGCTTCTGATGGAACACGTTGATCCGAATGGATCTACAATAATCGGCCCTCGTATCGTTTCAGAACTTGTCGGCGACGTTCCGTGGTTTCTTTCGGAATGGGTATCGGCTCTCGTACTCGTGTTATGGGGAACCGTTCCAATGCTCCTCGCCTACCGCCGGTTTGCAACAACTGACATCGCGTGA